One region of Aminobacterium colombiense DSM 12261 genomic DNA includes:
- the nfi gene encoding deoxyribonuclease V (cleaves DNA at apurinic or apyrimidinic sites), which translates to MEFKIPQSYKAAIAEQRKLAQNVCIEDEEILLKIVAGVDVAYSRRGKEAWAIVGIVTMEWETFQPIEFVHAICPVSFPYLTGLLSYRELPVLIEALNKLQSAPDLWMFDGAGIAHPRKIGLASHFGVLTNSVTIGVAKSRLVGEYEEPAIEKGSVSPLYFNSEQVGVVLRSRRAVKPLFISPGHRISIEKAALLVLKACVRYRLPEPTRAAHCYVTEVRRKFVERGVEA; encoded by the coding sequence TTGGAGTTTAAAATACCGCAATCCTATAAGGCTGCCATAGCGGAGCAACGTAAATTAGCGCAAAACGTTTGTATAGAAGATGAAGAGATTCTTCTTAAGATAGTAGCCGGTGTAGATGTTGCTTACAGCAGAAGGGGAAAGGAAGCTTGGGCTATTGTAGGGATTGTAACAATGGAGTGGGAAACATTTCAGCCCATAGAGTTTGTTCATGCCATATGTCCCGTTTCATTTCCCTATTTAACCGGACTTCTTTCCTATCGCGAACTTCCTGTTCTCATTGAAGCATTAAATAAACTTCAATCTGCTCCAGACCTCTGGATGTTTGATGGGGCGGGTATAGCCCACCCTCGAAAAATAGGCTTAGCGTCTCACTTTGGAGTTCTTACAAACTCTGTTACTATTGGTGTAGCAAAAAGCCGCCTTGTTGGGGAGTATGAGGAGCCAGCAATTGAAAAAGGCAGTGTTTCCCCTCTTTATTTCAATAGCGAGCAAGTTGGAGTTGTATTGCGCTCAAGAAGAGCTGTAAAGCCCCTTTTTATAAGCCCGGGGCATAGGATTTCTATAGAGAAGGCTGCTCTGCTTGTTTTAAAAGCATGTGTTCGTTACAGGCTTCCAGAGCCAACGCGAGCAGCTCACTGCTATGTGACAGAAGTTCGTCGGAAGTTTGTTGAAAGAGGTGTAGAGGCATGA
- a CDS encoding amidohydrolase family protein: MIIDTHVHVYPPDVIRDFEKISEREGYFKLLCHGKIHKWATYEDVIEQMDKDGIEKSWIFGFAFKDLGLCRHCNNYVIEAVKKHPNRFQGLAVVPPLSLGADEEIARCAEEGLIGVGELFPGGQGFDIDDVRQTWRLVGTTQEAGMVLLFHTAEPVGHDYPGKGNVGPREGAQFCMNHPEAKVVFAHFGGGLWLYELMPEMKRYLRNARYDTAALPWLYTPHILQAMKSADVLEKLFYGSDFPILSFGRYERAIKGVLEMGKDISDLLGHNVEKFLVPRG; encoded by the coding sequence ATGATTATTGATACCCATGTTCATGTATATCCACCAGATGTGATAAGAGATTTTGAAAAGATATCTGAACGAGAGGGTTATTTTAAGTTACTTTGTCATGGCAAGATTCACAAGTGGGCCACCTATGAAGATGTAATAGAACAAATGGACAAGGATGGCATTGAGAAGTCGTGGATATTTGGTTTTGCCTTTAAGGACCTTGGGTTATGCAGACATTGTAACAATTATGTTATAGAGGCCGTAAAGAAGCATCCAAACCGCTTTCAGGGCCTCGCTGTAGTTCCTCCTCTGAGTCTGGGAGCTGATGAAGAAATAGCGCGCTGTGCGGAAGAGGGTCTTATTGGGGTGGGAGAACTTTTCCCCGGGGGGCAGGGTTTTGACATAGACGATGTTCGTCAGACATGGCGTTTGGTAGGAACGACACAAGAGGCGGGTATGGTTTTATTATTCCATACCGCAGAACCTGTAGGTCATGATTATCCTGGCAAGGGAAATGTGGGTCCCAGAGAAGGGGCTCAGTTTTGTATGAATCACCCGGAAGCGAAGGTTGTTTTTGCTCATTTTGGAGGAGGTTTATGGCTTTACGAGTTAATGCCCGAAATGAAACGTTACTTGAGAAATGCAAGATACGACACGGCAGCTTTACCGTGGTTATACACCCCCCACATTCTTCAGGCCATGAAGAGCGCTGACGTGCTAGAAAAATTGTTTTACGGGTCAGACTTCCCTATATTGTCTTTTGGAAGGTATGAAAGGGCTATAAAGGGTGTTCTTGAAATGGGAAAAGACATAAGCGATCTTCTTGGACATAATGTTGAAAAATTCCTTGTGCCAAGGGGTTGA
- a CDS encoding YwbE family protein, whose translation MSGTIRKDIKVGLRVNIVQKQHQKTGQLTEGIVKDLLTKSPTHPHGIKVRLESGIIGRVQEILE comes from the coding sequence ATGTCCGGAACCATACGCAAAGACATAAAAGTCGGTCTTAGAGTAAACATCGTACAGAAGCAACACCAGAAAACAGGACAGTTGACAGAAGGAATAGTCAAAGACCTGCTGACGAAAAGCCCCACCCATCCCCACGGCATAAAGGTGCGCCTGGAAAGCGGCATCATCGGAAGGGTTCAGGAGATATTGGAATAG
- a CDS encoding methyltransferase domain-containing protein: MLTNLFLKMLNREASSPKRGAVRIIESLRLYEGEKIADIGSGGGFFTLAFAKRVGKRGVVYTVDTKLEYLEFVKRQAEKTGVDNVITVLVENDDVPLPEGGFRLDFRKGCFSSFA; encoded by the coding sequence ATGTTAACAAATCTTTTTCTTAAGATGCTTAACCGGGAAGCCTCTTCGCCTAAAAGAGGAGCCGTGCGAATCATTGAAAGCCTTCGTCTCTATGAAGGAGAGAAAATAGCTGATATAGGCTCCGGGGGAGGATTTTTTACCCTCGCCTTCGCGAAGAGGGTTGGTAAAAGAGGGGTTGTATATACTGTTGATACCAAGCTTGAGTATTTAGAGTTCGTAAAACGCCAGGCAGAAAAAACTGGGGTGGACAACGTTATAACCGTTCTGGTGGAAAACGATGATGTCCCTTTACCCGAGGGGGGCTTTAGACTTGATTTTCGCAAGGGATGTTTTTCATCATTTGCCTGA
- a CDS encoding class I SAM-dependent methyltransferase: MIFARDVFHHLPDPEHYFRIIKRTLKPNGIVAIIDHAPARGIGFVNLFKHFTPLETIQKTMEMAGYELSESFDFLLPEQTFTLWRRYDLMPEPSEQ, encoded by the coding sequence TTGATTTTCGCAAGGGATGTTTTTCATCATTTGCCTGATCCGGAGCATTATTTTCGCATTATTAAAAGGACGCTTAAACCTAATGGAATTGTTGCGATTATTGATCATGCGCCAGCGCGAGGCATTGGTTTTGTAAATTTATTTAAGCACTTCACTCCACTTGAGACCATTCAGAAAACCATGGAAATGGCCGGATACGAGCTTTCCGAGTCCTTTGATTTCCTCCTGCCTGAACAGACCTTTACTCTTTGGAGGCGGTACGATTTGATGCCCGAACCGAGTGAACAATGA
- the mprF gene encoding bifunctional lysylphosphatidylglycerol flippase/synthetase MprF produces MNKKKSQVRRLSWLRFVASVFKGIIFVAALVVIAHELEGVRLHDVFIQLRRIGRWHLVGAVVLTALSYILMIGYDDLGLRYLDHRLGFMQISFTSFLGYAFNNNLGTLLGAGTVRVRIYGAWGLSNKQILSLILFSSSCVWLGLATLTGSVLLIHPIPSNVNLPLFVDSISLWGFALMALVAGYLGMCLWWRKIIHIWRWSFQLPSIRLAVIQILIGSLDWFLVALVLYVLLIYITDVPFITFLAVFLLAQFAGIVSNVPGGLGVFETVLLVMLSAQVEHQAILRALVLFRAIYYLLPLAIAGLSLGGLELLRHRRSLGMAYSVYQRFARPVVPLAMAVLVFVAGLSMLFAGVLPTSYTRLHLLHDWLPLTAIEISHLLGSVVGTLLLFLAIALYRRINVAYGLGITLLGAGMVLSLLRGLHWEVALTQGIVLMALLPCRSCFYRRARLLEPRTSSSWLAAVGLAVGASIALGLFAFRHVPYRNELWWQVSLTGDVPRFLRAALASVLVVLAFSVVWLLRPTRIVPLWPGKYELDIAQRIAGGFPHTYAHLALLGDKQLLFNPQRNGFIMYGVQGGSLIAMGDPVAADRQQEELAWQFRELCDRYGMRCVFYQVDGANLPLYVDMGLFLVNLGEEARVPLKDFSLEGSKRKSLRQDVNRAVKAGCSFEVVPAEQVALLIPYLKTISDAWLTLKHGQEKGFSLGFFNEDYLSRLSIAAVRHEGKIVAFANLWLGGDEELSPDLIRHLPDAPPGTMDFLITQLLLWGKEKQYQWFNLGGAPFSGLEDRTLAPLWHRLGTQLYRHGEHFYNFKGLRQFKEKFDPVWEPKYLATSAGLSLPAVLVDLTLLIGKHAVRNNGGIKLPK; encoded by the coding sequence ATGAACAAGAAAAAGAGCCAAGTTAGAAGATTGAGCTGGTTACGTTTCGTGGCCTCGGTGTTTAAAGGAATTATCTTTGTAGCGGCGTTAGTTGTAATAGCCCACGAATTGGAGGGCGTGCGCCTTCACGATGTATTTATACAATTGCGGCGGATAGGGCGCTGGCATTTGGTTGGGGCAGTTGTACTGACTGCCCTGAGCTATATACTGATGATCGGCTACGATGATCTTGGACTTCGTTATCTTGATCATCGGCTGGGGTTTATGCAGATAAGCTTCACTTCATTTCTTGGCTATGCATTCAACAACAATCTTGGCACCCTTCTAGGGGCCGGAACTGTGAGGGTTCGTATATATGGTGCTTGGGGACTCTCAAACAAACAAATTCTTTCACTTATCCTCTTTTCGAGCAGCTGTGTCTGGTTGGGGTTGGCGACACTTACCGGCTCCGTTCTCCTCATACACCCCATTCCCTCCAATGTTAATCTGCCGCTGTTTGTTGATTCTATCTCCCTTTGGGGGTTTGCTCTTATGGCACTGGTAGCGGGATACCTTGGGATGTGCCTATGGTGGAGAAAGATTATCCACATTTGGAGATGGTCGTTTCAATTGCCGTCGATCAGGTTGGCTGTGATACAAATACTTATCGGTTCGTTAGACTGGTTTTTGGTAGCGCTGGTTCTCTATGTATTGCTGATCTATATCACTGATGTACCGTTTATCACGTTTCTTGCGGTGTTTCTGCTGGCACAATTTGCTGGCATAGTCAGCAATGTTCCCGGCGGACTAGGTGTGTTTGAGACGGTACTGTTAGTGATGCTTAGTGCGCAGGTAGAGCATCAGGCTATACTTAGAGCCCTCGTTTTGTTCAGGGCAATCTACTACTTACTGCCGCTAGCCATCGCCGGGCTATCTTTGGGGGGATTAGAGTTGTTACGGCACCGTCGGTCATTGGGGATGGCCTATAGCGTATACCAGCGATTCGCAAGGCCAGTTGTGCCATTGGCGATGGCAGTGCTGGTGTTTGTCGCGGGGCTGTCAATGCTTTTCGCTGGAGTTTTGCCAACGAGTTACACGCGACTGCATCTTTTGCACGATTGGTTACCCCTTACGGCAATTGAAATTTCACACTTATTGGGCAGTGTGGTAGGGACGCTGCTGTTATTCCTTGCGATAGCACTCTATCGCAGGATTAATGTGGCCTATGGCCTAGGGATAACACTACTTGGTGCTGGAATGGTGCTATCTCTGCTGCGTGGGTTGCATTGGGAAGTTGCCCTGACGCAGGGTATAGTGCTGATGGCCTTGTTGCCCTGCAGAAGTTGCTTCTACAGGCGTGCGAGGCTGCTAGAGCCTCGCACCAGTTCTTCTTGGCTAGCGGCAGTAGGATTGGCAGTGGGAGCGTCGATTGCTCTCGGACTCTTTGCGTTTAGACATGTTCCCTATCGTAACGAATTATGGTGGCAAGTTTCGTTGACTGGCGATGTGCCGCGTTTTCTGCGTGCCGCTCTGGCTAGTGTATTGGTGGTACTGGCGTTTTCTGTCGTGTGGCTGTTGCGACCAACACGCATTGTGCCGTTGTGGCCGGGTAAGTACGAGCTGGATATAGCACAGCGTATTGCGGGTGGTTTCCCCCATACCTATGCACACCTGGCACTGTTGGGCGATAAGCAGTTGCTGTTCAATCCCCAGCGAAACGGTTTTATCATGTATGGTGTGCAGGGCGGAAGCTTAATTGCAATGGGTGATCCAGTGGCTGCCGATAGGCAACAGGAAGAACTAGCATGGCAGTTTCGAGAACTATGTGATCGATACGGTATGCGTTGTGTGTTTTACCAGGTTGATGGGGCTAATCTTCCTCTGTACGTGGACATGGGCTTGTTCCTTGTCAATCTTGGAGAAGAAGCACGTGTGCCTCTTAAAGATTTCTCTTTAGAAGGCAGTAAACGCAAATCGTTACGTCAAGATGTCAATCGAGCCGTTAAAGCTGGTTGCAGTTTTGAAGTAGTGCCCGCTGAACAAGTTGCTCTGCTTATTCCTTACCTTAAAACCATCTCTGATGCCTGGCTTACCCTTAAGCATGGACAAGAGAAGGGGTTTTCTCTTGGTTTCTTTAATGAAGACTACTTGTCACGGCTCTCGATCGCTGCAGTACGGCACGAAGGCAAAATCGTAGCCTTCGCTAATCTCTGGTTAGGTGGTGACGAAGAGCTTTCTCCCGATCTAATTCGTCATCTGCCCGATGCTCCGCCCGGCACAATGGACTTTCTTATCACGCAACTACTGCTTTGGGGTAAAGAAAAGCAATATCAGTGGTTCAATCTCGGAGGTGCGCCATTCTCCGGTTTAGAAGATCGTACCCTAGCGCCGCTATGGCATCGATTGGGAACACAGCTCTACCGTCATGGTGAGCATTTCTACAACTTTAAAGGACTCCGCCAATTCAAAGAAAAATTCGACCCTGTTTGGGAGCCAAAGTATCTGGCTACATCAGCAGGGTTGAGTCTACCAGCGGTGTTGGTAGATCTGACTCTGTTGATCGGCAAACATGCAGTCAGGAATAACGGCGGAATAAAGTTGCCGAAATAA
- a CDS encoding DUF1576 domain-containing protein codes for MFKFAKKKQPLMQMRYGPYIGLCAFCFLFIIFPFIISSPREIFSGLWSIILDPDYLISDYVGVGGLGAAFFNSGLLTLSMTGILFLSGTQITGISISALLTVAGFALFGKNILNVWPILAGVYLFAKYRKEPFSRYIYIALFGTALSPLVSLMLFGNLLPFGPFNLFAGILVGLSIGMILPPLSTAFLRFHQGYSLYNVGFVTGTIGTVYVSLLKSFGLLVESRMIWTTGNNLLLAIFLYISFAALVLFSLFLPRWNKFKWIMGYSGRAVSDFVILEGWGATLFNMGIMGVITTSYILFIGGDLNGPTIGGILTVVGFSAFGKHPRNIIPVILGIMLGAITKRWGLAEPSIQLAALFGTTLAPISGEFGWKYGLIAGFVHSSVVLNVGMLHSGFNLYNNGFSGGLVAAFLLPLIETFARGGNNR; via the coding sequence TTGTTTAAGTTCGCAAAGAAAAAACAACCCCTAATGCAAATGAGGTATGGTCCTTATATTGGACTTTGCGCTTTCTGTTTTCTATTCATCATTTTTCCTTTTATCATATCTTCTCCTAGAGAGATTTTTAGCGGCCTTTGGTCTATTATTTTAGACCCTGATTACCTCATTAGTGATTATGTTGGCGTTGGCGGCCTGGGCGCCGCTTTCTTCAATAGCGGCTTATTGACCTTATCAATGACAGGGATACTCTTTTTATCTGGCACCCAGATAACGGGCATTTCTATTTCTGCTCTCCTCACTGTTGCCGGATTTGCCCTCTTCGGGAAAAACATATTAAATGTCTGGCCCATTCTTGCTGGCGTCTATCTTTTTGCCAAATATAGAAAAGAGCCTTTCTCAAGGTACATTTATATAGCGCTTTTTGGGACAGCCCTTTCCCCCCTCGTCAGCTTGATGCTCTTTGGAAATCTCCTCCCCTTTGGGCCTTTCAACCTCTTTGCGGGCATTCTCGTTGGTCTCTCTATTGGCATGATACTTCCCCCCCTATCTACGGCATTTCTTCGTTTCCATCAGGGATATAGCCTCTATAACGTAGGTTTTGTAACTGGAACCATTGGCACCGTATACGTTTCTCTCTTGAAGTCTTTCGGACTTCTTGTAGAATCTCGAATGATATGGACCACAGGCAACAACCTGCTTTTAGCGATTTTTCTTTACATATCTTTCGCAGCTCTTGTGCTTTTCTCCCTTTTTCTACCGCGTTGGAACAAATTTAAGTGGATTATGGGGTATAGTGGAAGAGCCGTTTCGGATTTCGTCATTTTGGAAGGATGGGGAGCTACCCTTTTCAACATGGGCATTATGGGCGTGATCACCACATCATACATCCTTTTTATTGGCGGGGATCTCAACGGCCCGACCATCGGCGGGATTCTTACTGTTGTTGGCTTTAGCGCTTTTGGTAAGCACCCGCGAAACATAATCCCAGTAATTCTTGGCATCATGTTAGGAGCAATAACAAAACGTTGGGGCCTTGCGGAACCTTCAATACAACTTGCAGCCCTCTTTGGAACCACCCTTGCTCCAATAAGTGGTGAATTCGGATGGAAATACGGCCTTATTGCCGGATTTGTCCATTCATCTGTTGTCTTAAATGTGGGAATGCTCCATTCGGGGTTTAATCTTTATAATAACGGTTTTTCAGGAGGCTTAGTTGCTGCTTTTCTGCTCCCTTTAATCGAAACTTTTGCCAGAGGAGGGAATAATAGATGA